One part of the Nostoc sp. PCC 7120 = FACHB-418 genome encodes these proteins:
- a CDS encoding photosystem II manganese-stabilizing polypeptide: MRYRALIVAFLAVCLGLLTACSDAPASSTRDILTYEQIRGTGLANKCPQLTETSRGSIPLDSSKSYVLKELCLEPTNFFVKEEPANKRQTAEFVAGKLLTRYTSTIDQVSGDLKFNDDSSLTFVEKDGLDFQAITVQLPGGERVPFLFTIKNLVAQTQPGLSSLNTSTDFEGTFKVPSYRGAAFLDPKGRGVVSGYDNAVALPAQADDEDLTRTNVKRAEILNGKISLQIAKVDSSSGEIAGTFESEQPSDTDLGADEPKEVKIRGIFYARVE, translated from the coding sequence ATGAGGTATCGCGCTTTAATTGTTGCATTCTTGGCTGTGTGCTTGGGGCTACTCACTGCTTGTAGTGACGCTCCAGCTTCTAGTACTAGAGATATACTGACTTACGAACAAATTCGAGGCACTGGCCTGGCTAACAAATGTCCCCAACTGACAGAAACCAGCCGTGGCTCCATTCCCTTGGATTCCAGTAAGTCCTATGTCCTCAAAGAACTTTGCTTGGAACCAACCAATTTCTTCGTCAAAGAAGAACCTGCTAATAAACGCCAAACAGCAGAATTTGTGGCTGGAAAATTGTTAACTAGATACACTTCCACCATTGATCAGGTATCGGGTGATCTTAAGTTCAACGATGATAGCAGCTTGACCTTTGTGGAAAAAGATGGTCTTGACTTCCAAGCCATTACTGTGCAATTACCTGGTGGTGAGCGAGTACCCTTCCTGTTCACCATTAAAAATTTAGTTGCACAAACACAACCTGGCTTAAGCAGTCTGAATACTTCCACAGACTTTGAAGGTACATTCAAAGTACCTTCCTATCGTGGTGCTGCATTCTTAGATCCTAAAGGTCGGGGTGTTGTTAGTGGCTATGATAATGCCGTTGCTCTTCCAGCCCAAGCCGATGATGAAGACCTTACTCGTACTAACGTTAAGCGTGCGGAAATTCTCAACGGCAAAATTTCTCTACAAATAGCTAAAGTTGATAGCTCTAGTGGTGAAATTGCTGGTACTTTTGAGAGCGAACAGCCTTCAGATACTGATTTAGGCGCTGATGAACCCAAGGAAGTGAAGATTCGGGGTATATTTTACGCTCGTGTTGAATAA